A window from Pangasianodon hypophthalmus isolate fPanHyp1 chromosome 4, fPanHyp1.pri, whole genome shotgun sequence encodes these proteins:
- the marchf6 gene encoding E3 ubiquitin-protein ligase MARCH6, whose translation MDTGEEADICRVCRSEGTQDKPLYHPCVCTGSIKFIHQECLVQWLKHSRKEYCELCKHRFAFTPIYSPDMPSRLPVQDIFAGLVTSIGTAIRYWFHYTLVAFAWLGVVPLTACRIYKCLFTGSVSSLLTLPLDMLSTENLLADCLQGCFVVTCTLCAFISLVWLREQIVHGGAPLWLEQNQQQPANAAGQPNEAPAAGNGGVENQPAPAPADPPAENAAAAEVLDAQPDQAEELELDNEDEEEAGAEDAADANNGAQDDMNWNALEWDRAAEELTWERMLGLDGSLVFLEHVFWVVSLNTLFILVFAFCPYHIGHFSVVGLGFEDYVRASHFEGLITTIVGYVLLAVTLIVCHGLAALVRFQRSRRLLGVCYIVVKVSLLVVVEIGVFPLICGWWLDICSLEMFDASLKDRELSFESAPGTTMFLHWLVGMVYVFYFASFILLLREVLRPGVLWFLRNLNDPDFNPVQEMIHLPIYRHLRRFILSVVVFGSIVLLMLWLPIRIIKHILPAFLPYNVMLYSDAPVSELSLELLLLQVVLPALLEQGHTRQWLKGLVRAWTVTAGYLLDLHSYLLGDQEENDNNANQAANNNNNQQPRNNANAIPVVGEGLHAAHQAILQQGGPVGFQPYHRPVKFPLRIVLLILFMCVTLLLASLVCLTLPVFAGRWLMSFWTGTAKIHELYTAACGLYVCWLSIRAVTVLLAWMPQGRRVILLKVQEWTLMIMKTLIVAVLLAGVIPLLLGLLFELVIVAPLRVPLDQTPLFYPWQDWALGVLHAKIIAAITLMGPQWWLKTVIEQVYANGIRNIDLHFIIRKLAAPVIAVLLLSLCVPYVIAVGIVPIIGVTLEMQNLVQRRIYPFLLMVVVLMGILSFQIRQFKRLYEHIKNDKYLVGQRLVNYERKAGKPSTTTHSSSVQE comes from the exons ATGGACACTGGAGAAGAAG CTGATATATGTCGAGTGTGTCGCTCTGAGGGAACTCAGGACAAACCCCTCTACCATCCTTGTGTCTGCACTGGAAGTATTAAATTCATTCACCAAGAATG CTTGGTGCAGTGGCTGAAACACAGCAGAAAAGAGTATTGCGAATTATGCAAGCACAGATTTGCTTTCACGCCAA TTTACTCTCCAGACATGCCTTCACGGCTTCCAGTACAGGACATTTTTGCAGGTCTGGTGACCAGTATAGGCACTGCCATCCGATACTGGTTCCATTATACGCTGGTGGCCTTTGCCTGGCTGGGAGTTGTACCTTTAACAGCAT GTCGAATCTATAAGTGTCTGTTTACTGGTTCTGTAAGCTCCCTCCTGACGCTGCCATTAGATATGCTTTCCAC GGAGAACCTGCTGGCGGACTGTCTGCAGGGCTGCTTCGTGGTGACCTGCACCCTCTGCGCCTTTATAAGCCTGGTGTGGTTACGGGAGCAGATTGTTCATGGTGGAGCTCCACTGTGGTTGGAGCAGAACCAACAGCAACCTGCCAACGCAGCAGGGCAGCCTAAtgag GCTCCAGCTGCGGGTAATGGAGGTGTGGAGAATCAGCCTGCGCCGGCCCCGGCTGATCCCCCTGCAGAGAACGCAGCAGCAGCTGAGGTGCTCGACGCCCAACCTGACCAAGCCgaggagctggagctggacaacgaggatgaggaggaggcgGGTGCTGAGGACGCAGCTGATGCCAATAATGGTGCACAAG ATGATATGAACTGGAATGCTTTGGAATGGGACCGTGCTGCTGAGGAGCTCACATGGGAAAGG ATGCTTGGTCTTGATGGCTCTCTGGTTTTCCTG GAGCATGTATTCTGGGTGGTGTCTCTCAATACACTCTTCATTCTGGTGTTTG CTTTTTGTCCATACCATATTGGGCACTTTTCAGTGGTGGGACTTGGCTTTGAAGATTAT GTTCGTGCTTCTCACTTCGAGGGCCTCATCACCACCATTGTTGGTTACGTCCTGTTGGCAGTAACACTCATTGTGTGCCAT gGATTAGCTGCACTGGTTCGATTCCAAAGATCGCGGAGATTGTTAGGAGTCTGCTATATTGTGGTTAAG GTGTCGTTGTTGGTGGTTGTAGAGATCGGTGTATTCCCTCTCATCTGTGGCTGGTGGCTGGATATCTGCTCTCTg gaAATGTTTGACGCATCCCTAAAGGACAGAGAACTAAGTTTTGAGTCGGCTCCAGGCACCACCATGTTTCTGCACTGGCTTGTAGGCATGGTCTACGTCTTCTACTTTGCATCCTTTATCCTCCTGCTCCGAGAG GTTCTCAGGCCTGGAGTCTTGTGGTTTCTCAGAAACCTTAATGATCCAGATTTTAACCCAGTCCAAGAAATGATCCACCTTCCGATATACAGACATCTGAGACGATTCATACTATCAGTG GTTGTGTTTGGGTCGATAGTCCTGTTGATGCTCTGGTTACCCATTCGGATAATTAAACACATCTTGCCAGCCTTCCTTCCCTACAACGTGATGCTCTACAG TGATGCTCCAGTGAGTGAGCTGTCCCTAGAGCTCCTGTTGCTGCAGGTGGTTTTGCCGGCTCTGTTGGAGCAGGGACACACACGGCAGTGGCTGAAGGGTTTGGTGAGAGCCTGGACAGTCACCGCTGGCTACTTAct AGACCTACATTCGTATCTTCTGGGAGACCAGGAGGAGAATGACAACAACGCCAACCAGgcagccaacaacaacaacaaccagcAACCACGAAACAATGCTAATGCCATTCCTGTAGTGGGCGAAGGCCTACATGCGGCACACCAGGCCATCCTGCAACAAGGAGGCCCTGTGGGCTTCCAGCCCTACCACCGCCCTGTGAAGTTCCCCCTCAGG ATTGTGCTGCTGATCCTTTTCATGTGTGTGACGCTGCTCTTGGCCAGCTTGGTGTGTCTCACTTTGCCAG TGTTTGCTGGCCGCTGGCTCATGTCGTTCTGGACTGGCACAGCTAAGATCCACGAGCTGTACACCGCAGCATGTGGCCTGTATGTGTGCTGGCTGTCCATCAGGGCCGTCACTGTGCTGCTAGCCTGGATGCCTCAGGGCCGCAGGGTCATCCTCCTCAAAGTCCAGGAGTGGACACTCATG atCATGAAGACTCTGATCGTGGCAGTTCTGTTAGCTGGTGTGATTCCGCTGCTTCTGGGTTTGCTGTTTGAGTTGGTTATCGTGGCTCCTCTCCGGGTCCCGCTCGACCAGACACCTCTGTTCTACCCCTGGCAG GATTGGGCGTTGGGAGTGTTACATGCCAAAATAATCGCCGCCATCACCCTGATGGGCCCTCAGTGGTGGCTGAAGACTGTCATTGAGCAG GTGTATGCCAATGGAATCCGCAACATTGATCTACATTTCATCATCCGTAAGCTGGCTGCTCCTGTCATCgctgtgctgctgctgtctctctgtgtgccCTACGTCATTGCTGTAGGCATCGTCCCGATAATAG gcGTTACCCTGGAGATGCAGAACCTGGTTCAGAGGAGAATCTACCCCTTCCTGCTGATGGTCGTGGTTCTGATGGGAATCCTCTCTTTCCAAATCCGACAGTTCAAGCGCCTTTACGAACACATCAAGAATGACAA GTATCTCGTAGGACAGAGACTTGTGAACTATGAACGTAAAGCTGGTAAACCCAGTACGACTACACACAGCAGCTCAGTGCAGGAATAA